The stretch of DNA GCGGGGTCCTCGAATTTTCCTCCCAGCACCAGATCCGCCTCCAATCCGGCGGCATGGTCCGGACAGAGGGAGGCGTAAATTCCGCCAAGGACCACGGGTGTTTTTGGCCAGATGTCGCGCGCCATGGCGATGGCCTCGCGGGCGCCCGGATACCAATAGGTCATGATGCTGGTGATCAGGATCAGGTCCGGCGGCGGGTTCAGGGCCGCCAGCGCCACCCGGACCAATTCCGGGTCTTGGCCGTAACGGCTGAAGCGGCGTGGGACATCACGCAGAACGGATGGCTTGGCGGCCAGATGCTTGGGGTAATGTCCCTTGCCCGTGGCGTGGGGCCTGGGCCAGGGCGCGTCGGACCAGGTTTGGTCCAGACAATCCAGCAGGGCGACATGGGTTCCCGCCGCGCGCAGCATGTCCAGAACGGCCAACAACCCGGCCGGTCTGGACCACAGGTTGAAGGCCGCGAAATCGAAAATCCAGGGATTTATCCCGAGAACGCGAGGGGCGTCCTCGGAGGTGTCATTGGAGGATGCCCAGGTAATCCTGGGCCACTTTGGCATCATTGGATTTTGGGTTCAGGGTGACGATGCGTTCGAACAGTTCCCGGGCCTCGTGCTGTTTGCCGGTGCGCATGTGGAGTTCGGCCAGGGCCAGTGTCAGGTAGGTGCTTTCCAGGTCCGCTTCCATGCCATCCCGGAGCACGGTTTCGGCTTCATCGACGCGGTTTTGGGCGATCAATGCCTCGCCGAGGAGCTTGTAGCCCGGAAGATAGCGCCAGTTTTTGGCCAGGGCCTTGCGCGCGGCGGCCTCGGCATCCTTGGCCCGCCCCTGGCCAAGGTACATGGCGCCAAGGTTGTAGGCTGGAAATTCCGGAGTGAGATAGGTCAGAATGGAGATGGACTTGGTGTAGGCGGCCTCGGCCTCCTGGATCTTGCCCAAGGCCTCCAGGACCTTGCCCAGGTTGTTCCAGGCCTCGCCGAAGTCGTCGTCGATTTGCGTGGCCCGGGCAAAGCCCTCCCGTGATTTTTCCAATTCGTTCAGACCAAGGTAGACCATGCCCGCGTCGAAATGAAACCGGGACAGGTGGCCGGCCTGGTCCTCGACCTTGAGCAGCTCTTGCAAGGCCCGTTGGGGCTGGTCGTTTTTGACATGGGATTCGACCAGATCCAGGCGCAGCTGGACCTCGCGGCTGCCCATGTCCGAGGACAAGCCGCCGGAACCGGAGCGCGCTCCGCATCCGGCCAGAAATACACAAACGAAAAGCACCAGGAGGGATGTTTTCATACGTTTCTTCCTTGGCCCTTGGCGGGGCCGCTCGCGGTGATCGGATCAGATGACCTTGTTCAGGGAGTATTCGATGATGGCTTCCGCGCCCACGGACAACAACCGGGGAACCAGATCGCGCACCAGGGTGGCCTCGACCACGGTTTCGATGGACAGCCAGTCCGAATTGTGCAGATGGGCCACGGTCGGCGAGTTCATGCTCGGCAGCAGCGACATGACCTTGTCCACGGCCTCGGCCGGCGCGTTCATCTTTAGGGCGACGAGCTTGTCGGCCCGCAGGGCGCCCTGAAGCAGGATGTTCATGTTTTCGATCTTGGCCCGCTTCCAGGGATCGTTCCAGGAATTTTTGTTGGCGATGAGCTGGGTGTTGGTCTGGAGCAGCTCGGCGATGATGCGCAGGCCATGGGCCTTGATCGTCGTGCCGGTCTCGGTGATTTCGACGATG from Deltaproteobacteria bacterium encodes:
- a CDS encoding tetratricopeptide repeat protein produces the protein MKTSLLVLFVCVFLAGCGARSGSGGLSSDMGSREVQLRLDLVESHVKNDQPQRALQELLKVEDQAGHLSRFHFDAGMVYLGLNELEKSREGFARATQIDDDFGEAWNNLGKVLEALGKIQEAEAAYTKSISILTYLTPEFPAYNLGAMYLGQGRAKDAEAAARKALAKNWRYLPGYKLLGEALIAQNRVDEAETVLRDGMEADLESTYLTLALAELHMRTGKQHEARELFERIVTLNPKSNDAKVAQDYLGILQ